A DNA window from Candidatus Protochlamydia naegleriophila contains the following coding sequences:
- the murA gene encoding UDP-N-acetylglucosamine 1-carboxyvinyltransferase produces MSVLKITGGTPLNGHVKAAGAKNAMTKLLVASLLSDKRCTFYNVPNIGDVEVTVSLCEEIGMEVKWDRQAGTMEVITKELKTSYVPQRFSGSNRIPILMIGALLGRTDQDIIVPTAGGCPIGQRPVDFHIQALEQLGAVIEYRGMKREGAYFAHAHNGLKGTVITLPYPSVGATENTILAGVTARGMTIIKNAAIEPEIVELILFLQKLGAIITIDVDRTIRIQGTRRFYEVEHTVIPDRIEAASWGMAAISSKGRVFVEGAQHLNMITFLNKLREVGGGFDIRSNGIEFFYDGPLQGGLHLETDVHPGFMTDWQQPFVVLLTQATGTSVVHETVYENRFGYTDTLREMGADVTLFRQCLGGKQCRFASQSFCHSVIVKGATPLVGKEICIPDLRAGFAYIMAALIASDTSTISGLPFIERGYENFVGKLGNLGADVMLVEEEKNVRTERVPVKSSLHLLSPVLSQSE; encoded by the coding sequence ATGAGCGTATTGAAAATTACAGGCGGGACGCCTCTAAATGGGCATGTGAAGGCAGCTGGTGCCAAAAATGCGATGACTAAATTACTGGTGGCTTCTCTTTTATCAGACAAGCGCTGTACATTTTACAACGTTCCCAATATTGGAGATGTCGAAGTAACTGTTTCACTTTGCGAAGAAATTGGAATGGAAGTGAAGTGGGATCGGCAAGCAGGGACGATGGAAGTCATTACGAAAGAGCTGAAGACATCCTACGTGCCTCAACGCTTTTCCGGATCCAATCGCATTCCGATTTTGATGATTGGAGCACTACTTGGACGCACAGACCAAGATATTATCGTTCCTACGGCTGGTGGATGTCCAATCGGTCAACGTCCGGTAGATTTTCATATTCAGGCTTTAGAGCAGCTTGGGGCAGTCATCGAATATCGCGGCATGAAAAGGGAAGGGGCCTATTTTGCGCACGCGCATAATGGGTTAAAGGGAACTGTTATTACGCTTCCTTATCCTTCTGTCGGGGCCACAGAGAATACAATTTTGGCGGGTGTGACGGCGCGCGGCATGACCATCATTAAAAATGCTGCGATTGAGCCAGAAATTGTTGAATTGATTCTATTTTTGCAAAAGCTTGGCGCGATTATTACGATTGATGTCGACCGTACGATCCGCATTCAAGGGACGCGCCGGTTTTATGAAGTTGAGCATACAGTCATTCCAGATCGCATTGAAGCAGCTTCTTGGGGCATGGCGGCCATTAGCTCGAAAGGGCGGGTCTTTGTCGAAGGGGCTCAGCATCTTAACATGATCACGTTTTTAAACAAATTGCGTGAAGTGGGAGGTGGGTTTGACATTCGCAGCAACGGGATCGAATTTTTCTATGACGGCCCATTGCAAGGCGGGCTCCATTTGGAAACAGATGTTCATCCTGGTTTCATGACCGATTGGCAGCAGCCTTTCGTCGTCTTATTGACTCAAGCGACGGGTACTTCTGTCGTTCACGAGACTGTTTATGAAAACCGTTTTGGTTACACAGATACGTTAAGAGAGATGGGAGCCGATGTGACGCTGTTCAGGCAGTGTCTTGGAGGTAAGCAATGCCGCTTTGCTTCGCAAAGTTTTTGCCATAGCGTCATTGTAAAAGGGGCGACTCCATTAGTTGGAAAAGAGATTTGCATTCCTGACTTAAGAGCCGGTTTTGCCTACATCATGGCGGCTTTAATCGCCTCAGATACGAGCACCATTTCAGGCCTTCCTTTTATTGAGCGGGGCTATGAAAACTTTGTGGGCAAATTGGGCAATTTGGGTGCAGACGTTATGCTGGTTGAAGAAGAGAAAAATGTTCGCACTGAAAGAGTGCCAGTAAAGTCTTCTCTTCATTTGCTGTCGCCTGTTTTGAGCCAATCTGAATAA